Proteins encoded in a region of the Shewanella polaris genome:
- a CDS encoding SAM-dependent methyltransferase, producing MTIEQSQNTILTSPKKGNLVCVGTGLQLAGQIGALSLSYIEHADVVFSLVPDGFCVRWLKSLNADVRSLQPYYAQKDEVKNRRDTYAEMVDVILDEVRLGKLVVCALYGHPGVFACVGHLSIKQALGEGFGASMLPGISAEACLWADLGIDPGNRGHQSFEATQFMLYNHVPDPTTHLLLWQIALAGEHTLTQFSTTTDKLQILVEHLNQWYPLNHDVIIYEAANLPFQSPIIESMTLSALPDARLTMISTLLIPPASKMTLNDEVLAKLGITALDIG from the coding sequence ATGACGATTGAGCAATCACAGAACACAATATTAACTAGCCCAAAGAAAGGCAATCTTGTTTGTGTTGGCACTGGATTACAACTTGCCGGACAAATCGGTGCATTGAGTTTGAGCTATATTGAGCATGCTGATGTGGTGTTTTCACTCGTGCCTGATGGATTTTGTGTACGCTGGCTTAAGTCTCTCAATGCTGATGTCCGTTCACTTCAACCTTATTATGCTCAAAAAGATGAGGTCAAAAATCGTCGTGATACTTATGCCGAAATGGTGGATGTTATCTTAGACGAAGTCCGCCTCGGCAAGTTAGTTGTATGCGCTTTATATGGTCATCCTGGTGTATTTGCTTGTGTAGGGCATTTATCCATTAAACAAGCTCTCGGTGAAGGTTTTGGCGCTAGTATGTTACCGGGTATTTCTGCGGAAGCTTGTTTGTGGGCTGATTTAGGCATTGATCCTGGAAATCGTGGTCACCAAAGCTTTGAGGCTACGCAGTTCATGCTTTATAACCATGTGCCAGATCCGACTACGCACCTTTTACTATGGCAGATAGCTCTTGCGGGTGAACATACCTTGACTCAATTTAGCACTACTACAGATAAATTGCAGATTTTGGTTGAACATTTAAATCAATGGTATCCGCTTAATCATGACGTCATTATATATGAAGCGGCAAATTTACCTTTCCAATCACCCATTATAGAAAGTATGACGCTATCCGCGTTACCAGATGCTAGATTAACGATGATTAGCACATTATTAATCCCTCCTGCGAGTAAGATGACTCTTAATGATGAAGTATTGGCCAAGTTAGGCATAACAGCTTTAGATATTGGCTAA
- a CDS encoding outer membrane protein assembly factor BamE: MINKKQRLTLVSAVALTLSLSGCSVFDWLIYKPDVPQGNYMETQQVDKLRIDMTKEQAEYILGRPVLRDSFSDDTWYYVYHFKSGRDASITHKELIIHFDGDKISSVVGDYDLSPEFNTPLEESSLPSVNEPEVKPLLPEIRPDSKPLVEELRPELNIQAEQNNEST, translated from the coding sequence ATGATAAACAAAAAACAACGTCTTACCCTTGTAAGCGCAGTAGCGCTTACATTATCTCTTAGCGGATGCAGTGTTTTTGATTGGTTGATTTACAAGCCAGATGTGCCGCAAGGCAATTACATGGAAACACAGCAAGTCGACAAACTTCGTATAGACATGACCAAAGAACAAGCTGAATATATTTTAGGCCGCCCAGTATTGCGCGACAGCTTCTCAGATGACACTTGGTACTATGTATACCATTTCAAAAGTGGTCGAGATGCCAGTATTACGCATAAAGAATTAATCATTCACTTTGATGGAGACAAAATTTCGAGTGTTGTTGGAGATTATGATCTCAGCCCGGAATTTAATACTCCACTTGAAGAAAGTTCATTACCATCGGTGAACGAGCCTGAAGTTAAACCGCTTTTACCTGAAATTCGCCCCGACAGTAAACCTTTGGTTGAAGAGTTACGTCCAGAGTTAAACATTCAAGCTGAACAAAATAATGAATCAACATAA
- a CDS encoding RnfH family protein, whose translation MTNETEKFSVDVIYALPKQQKIISVMVSPGTTFIEAVKQSDMVKFFPEINLEKVKLGVFSRQVKHDEVLVPGQRVEIYRPLIADPKDVRRKRAEKAKDEGRINKITGAKVN comes from the coding sequence GTGACGAATGAAACAGAAAAATTCTCGGTAGATGTCATTTACGCATTGCCTAAACAGCAAAAGATTATTTCGGTGATGGTGTCGCCGGGAACCACATTTATTGAAGCGGTTAAGCAAAGTGATATGGTTAAGTTTTTTCCTGAGATTAATCTTGAAAAGGTTAAGCTTGGGGTATTTAGCCGTCAGGTTAAACATGATGAGGTTCTTGTACCTGGGCAACGAGTTGAAATTTATCGACCGTTAATTGCCGACCCTAAAGATGTGCGTCGCAAGCGTGCTGAAAAAGCCAAAGATGAAGGCCGCATTAATAAAATTACTGGTGCTAAAGTTAATTAA
- a CDS encoding SRPBCC family protein produces MPKISKNVLVRFSALQMYDLVNDVESYHAFLPGCVGGKVLEFDGETMLASVDVSKAGISKTFTTRNQVIEAKSITLELENGPFKYMHGLWKFTELTEDACKVEFDLDFEFSNVLVDMAFGKVFRELMSSMVMAFTDRAKVIYRDE; encoded by the coding sequence ATGCCCAAAATTTCCAAGAATGTACTGGTTAGATTTAGTGCCTTACAGATGTATGATTTAGTCAATGATGTTGAGTCATATCATGCTTTTTTACCGGGTTGTGTCGGCGGGAAGGTACTTGAATTTGATGGTGAAACCATGTTGGCCTCGGTTGATGTTAGTAAAGCGGGGATCAGTAAAACGTTTACTACACGTAACCAAGTGATTGAAGCTAAATCGATTACCCTTGAACTAGAAAATGGCCCGTTTAAGTATATGCACGGCTTATGGAAGTTTACTGAACTGACCGAAGATGCTTGTAAAGTTGAATTTGATTTAGATTTTGAATTTTCAAACGTGCTCGTTGATATGGCGTTTGGTAAAGTATTTAGAGAGTTAATGTCGTCGATGGTGATGGCATTTACTGACAGAGCAAAGGTGATTTATCGTGACGAATGA
- the smpB gene encoding SsrA-binding protein SmpB: MVKKKSTKNSSASIARNKRATFEFRIEEKVEAGLQLMGWEVKSIRMGKVNLSDCYVYIKEGEAFMHGCTIQPLNTASTHVICDPVRTKKLLLKRKEIDKLAGLIERQGYTLVPLSMYWRKGAWVKVEIGLGKGKKDHDKREDTKEREWKIEKARVMKKDKESA, from the coding sequence ATGGTAAAAAAGAAATCAACAAAAAATTCCTCAGCGAGCATTGCACGCAATAAACGTGCAACTTTTGAATTCCGCATCGAAGAAAAAGTCGAAGCAGGATTACAACTTATGGGTTGGGAAGTTAAGTCCATCCGCATGGGAAAAGTCAACTTATCTGACTGTTACGTCTATATTAAAGAAGGCGAAGCCTTTATGCATGGTTGTACTATTCAACCGCTTAATACTGCTTCTACCCATGTAATATGTGACCCAGTCAGAACTAAAAAATTGCTGTTAAAGCGCAAAGAAATTGACAAACTTGCCGGCCTAATTGAACGCCAAGGCTACACCTTAGTGCCATTATCAATGTACTGGCGTAAAGGTGCTTGGGTAAAAGTTGAAATTGGTTTAGGTAAAGGTAAAAAAGATCACGACAAACGTGAAGACACCAAAGAACGCGAATGGAAAATTGAAAAAGCTCGCGTAATGAAAAAAGACAAAGAAAGTGCTTAA
- a CDS encoding alpha/beta hydrolase family esterase, with product MIALKSKFNRCLILPKYLSIQKELRAFSATGFILSMTLLGLVGCGGGSDSKSVTTTTTKEQTETCVGQALLEGASCLKFQNREAVVYKPIEDPTAIALLLHGAPGHPNKVMQLFDAQMLSNKMSWLSVAPQGGAGGTWGWSSLNDGEETSNLDVDYVSDLLDELAAQYNVTSNKVYIFGYSAGGFMGYKLACLIPEKLTAVITLAGQFRGDFEACPTSTAVALHHFHSPSDTDVPMEGRTFGDITSVENTLNHWRLINGCAETSTITENAGVTSTSSATLTTQWDNCIKPVSYSSMANVNHESSYLSEVLYDIYKGSL from the coding sequence ATGATAGCGCTAAAATCAAAATTTAACCGATGCTTAATATTACCTAAATACCTTTCTATTCAAAAAGAGTTGCGAGCTTTCTCAGCAACCGGTTTTATTCTTTCAATGACCTTACTAGGGCTGGTTGGCTGTGGTGGAGGTTCTGATTCTAAGTCTGTGACTACAACTACAACTAAAGAGCAAACTGAAACTTGCGTAGGGCAGGCTTTATTAGAGGGGGCTAGCTGTCTTAAATTTCAAAATCGCGAGGCGGTTGTTTATAAGCCTATTGAGGATCCAACAGCTATCGCTTTACTTCTTCATGGTGCACCAGGGCATCCGAATAAAGTTATGCAACTTTTCGATGCTCAAATGCTCAGCAATAAAATGTCTTGGCTATCAGTTGCACCTCAAGGCGGTGCGGGAGGAACTTGGGGATGGAGCAGCTTAAATGATGGTGAGGAAACCAGTAACTTGGACGTCGATTATGTGAGTGATTTATTGGATGAGTTAGCTGCGCAATATAATGTAACGTCAAATAAAGTGTATATTTTTGGTTATTCTGCGGGTGGTTTTATGGGGTATAAGTTGGCTTGCCTTATTCCTGAAAAGTTAACTGCTGTTATTACATTAGCAGGTCAATTTAGAGGGGACTTTGAAGCGTGTCCTACATCGACAGCCGTAGCGCTGCATCATTTTCACAGTCCATCTGATACTGATGTGCCAATGGAAGGCAGAACTTTTGGAGATATTACATCGGTTGAAAATACATTAAATCATTGGAGACTGATCAATGGTTGCGCTGAAACTTCAACTATCACCGAGAATGCAGGAGTGACTTCGACAAGTTCTGCAACGTTGACAACGCAATGGGATAACTGCATCAAGCCTGTTAGCTATTCAAGCATGGCTAATGTAAACCACGAGAGTAGTTATTTATCGGAGGTGTTGTATGACATTTATAAAGGAAGCCTTTAA
- a CDS encoding winged helix-turn-helix domain-containing protein, whose product MIYYFDNIKVNTEEVTLIKEGLLIDIEPKLFTLLIFFCENSHRALSRDELINTVWEGRVVSEAAVNRAVGQLRKIIERDTAKPLYLKTVSKVGYQFIAEVKKITSEMTEDMVTKSSVTQSVTTTKPSNNSRKTIVKYRFTFIISFLFLVSFSIIYIFSKSSHIEYLPPVEITQKNPITTTNNSTFNPYFDPLTHDTFVLYKPDPQSFAQIKKLNSQGQSLPVTDDSYYYTDVIPHDDTNLLAARLNNLNERECEIVLINIATQLIKTITHCGQSIINNLVFNSDTNTVYYRYRSKVSHPYSIYSISLSSLRIQQLTIPGATSNGLGYTAFELSPDKQQIAMIEYKSEDTDQLQLYDLNTQEIIQHQNVPKDIRSIIWWRSKQLLASNSEGLLNIDLSQQLTTKVKSTIGFGRLSKKSDHALLFEKSDSQSNLVKIELTHFNQTQLTNLIGVNGKSAMAHTSERIIFFSQTPLTSKVLIRLESGEIVETHFPEKIRHLTTLEWSKDDSKIVASINDKIYLLNINSMQWNRVYFDFNNVHYVSFIGNQHLLFSAEKNGNWNLWSLNLTTKETAIMTNTEGYSGQVENGYLFYTKFSSKGIFYKEISAEKEFVLVKDIPVTDWNNWQVNSNNLTYQQGGKLKQYNLKSKETSILYEFSEKPLQYCRTDTHFEAIICELKERSVSNIWQADF is encoded by the coding sequence ATGATTTACTACTTTGATAACATTAAAGTTAACACTGAAGAAGTTACCTTAATAAAAGAAGGTTTATTGATTGATATTGAACCTAAATTATTTACGTTGTTAATATTTTTCTGCGAAAATAGCCATCGAGCATTATCACGTGATGAGTTAATTAATACTGTATGGGAAGGAAGAGTTGTTTCTGAAGCGGCAGTAAATAGAGCTGTAGGCCAATTAAGAAAAATCATCGAGCGAGATACAGCAAAACCCTTATACCTTAAAACTGTCAGTAAAGTGGGATATCAATTTATTGCTGAAGTTAAGAAAATCACCTCTGAAATGACTGAAGATATGGTAACAAAATCTTCAGTGACTCAATCCGTTACTACTACAAAACCATCAAATAATAGTCGTAAAACAATTGTAAAGTATCGGTTTACATTCATTATTTCTTTTCTTTTTCTGGTGAGTTTTTCCATCATTTATATCTTCTCAAAATCATCTCATATTGAGTATTTACCCCCTGTTGAAATTACTCAAAAAAATCCGATTACAACAACAAATAACAGCACCTTCAATCCATATTTTGACCCTTTAACTCACGACACGTTTGTTTTATATAAACCTGACCCTCAGTCGTTTGCTCAGATAAAAAAATTAAACTCACAAGGTCAATCACTTCCAGTCACTGACGATAGTTATTACTACACAGATGTGATTCCTCATGATGACACTAACCTACTGGCAGCAAGACTAAACAACCTTAATGAGAGAGAATGTGAAATCGTTTTAATTAATATCGCAACTCAATTAATCAAAACAATCACTCATTGCGGTCAATCAATCATTAATAACTTGGTGTTTAATAGCGATACTAATACTGTTTACTATCGCTACCGCAGTAAGGTAAGCCATCCGTATTCAATATATTCAATCTCACTTTCCAGTCTCAGGATTCAACAATTAACCATACCCGGCGCAACAAGTAACGGGTTAGGCTATACAGCATTTGAACTTTCACCTGACAAACAGCAAATAGCGATGATTGAATACAAGAGTGAAGATACTGATCAATTACAGCTTTATGATTTAAATACTCAAGAAATTATTCAACACCAAAATGTGCCGAAAGATATTCGGTCGATTATATGGTGGCGTTCAAAACAGCTATTAGCCAGTAATTCTGAAGGCTTATTGAATATTGATTTATCGCAACAACTCACCACTAAGGTCAAATCCACTATTGGCTTTGGCAGGCTTTCTAAAAAAAGTGATCACGCATTGTTATTTGAAAAAAGTGATTCACAATCAAACCTCGTAAAAATAGAATTAACTCATTTTAACCAAACTCAATTAACTAATTTAATTGGTGTAAATGGGAAGTCTGCTATGGCTCATACTTCAGAACGTATAATCTTTTTCAGTCAAACACCTCTAACCTCTAAGGTACTAATAAGATTAGAAAGTGGAGAGATTGTTGAAACTCATTTCCCTGAAAAAATCAGACACCTTACAACATTAGAGTGGTCCAAAGACGACAGTAAAATCGTGGCGTCGATCAATGATAAAATCTACCTTTTAAACATTAACTCAATGCAATGGAATAGAGTCTATTTTGATTTTAACAATGTGCATTACGTTAGCTTTATAGGAAATCAACACTTATTATTTAGTGCAGAGAAAAATGGAAACTGGAATCTTTGGTCACTTAACCTTACAACAAAAGAAACCGCAATAATGACAAATACCGAAGGCTATAGTGGACAGGTTGAAAATGGATATTTATTTTACACAAAATTCAGTTCTAAAGGGATATTTTATAAAGAGATTTCAGCTGAAAAAGAGTTTGTATTAGTTAAAGATATCCCTGTTACCGATTGGAATAATTGGCAAGTAAATAGTAATAACCTTACTTACCAACAAGGCGGAAAGTTAAAACAATATAACCTTAAAAGTAAGGAAACCTCGATACTATATGAATTTTCTGAAAAGCCTCTTCAATATTGTCGAACCGATACTCATTTTGAAGCAATTATATGTGAACTTAAGGAACGCTCAGTTAGCAATATCTGGCAAGCAGATTTCTAA
- a CDS encoding zinc ribbon domain-containing protein YjdM, whose amino-acid sequence MSDVIPPCPKCESPYAYSDGTLLICPECANEWNPNEEVVDPDAIILKDANGNLLAEGDKVTLIKDLKVKGSSLVLKVGTKAVINHFVDGDHDIDCKVDGNGQMMLKSKFVKKQS is encoded by the coding sequence ATGAGTGATGTAATTCCGCCATGCCCAAAATGTGAGTCTCCGTATGCTTATTCAGACGGCACATTATTAATTTGCCCAGAATGCGCCAATGAATGGAACCCAAATGAAGAAGTGGTTGATCCTGACGCAATCATTTTAAAAGATGCTAACGGCAACTTATTAGCAGAAGGCGACAAAGTCACCTTAATCAAAGACCTTAAAGTAAAAGGTTCATCACTTGTGCTTAAAGTGGGCACTAAAGCAGTGATCAACCACTTTGTCGACGGCGACCACGACATCGATTGTAAAGTTGATGGCAATGGCCAAATGATGCTGAAATCGAAGTTTGTTAAAAAACAAAGCTAA
- a CDS encoding ribbon-helix-helix domain-containing protein translates to MENKTARFTVLMDPLKKQAFEQLCAAQDLTPSQVTRQLIREYLEKHDVSFGDNQSRPNPQVKS, encoded by the coding sequence GTGGAAAATAAAACTGCACGTTTTACTGTATTAATGGACCCGCTAAAAAAGCAGGCATTTGAACAGCTTTGTGCCGCTCAAGATCTCACCCCATCACAAGTCACCCGTCAGCTTATTCGCGAATATCTTGAAAAGCATGATGTGAGTTTTGGTGACAATCAAAGTCGTCCCAATCCACAAGTAAAAAGCTAA
- a CDS encoding leucine-rich repeat-containing protein kinase family protein: MQTLQQLNNGSLKGYQRITIAEQLTEFPDKLFELADTLEVLDLSNNQLSSLPDNFADLHQLKILFISNNLFEHLPAVLGQCPKLEMIGFKANQIRTVSEASIPKQTRWLILTDNHIEQLPDSLGQCYRLEKLALAGNLLTTLPNSMANCHQLALIRLSANQLTKLPDWLFELPNLAWLAFAGNAFSHVEHCDNTRVPTVPLTQFNLGQLLGQGASGLIYQATHRVERSNKTSFSSDANVAIKLFKGMVTSDGYPADELDCCLTAGEHPNLINVVAQINQPEQLGLVMQLIPPSYGNLGLPPSLQTCSRDTFEPETVFTWARITLIASQMADILVHLHQNGISHGDIYAHNIMINTQDNVLFGDFGAASNLKQFPPQHLQLMQAIEVRAFGYLVDDMLNLIDNPYTPQAAMLRELVQDCLHHSLSTRPSFKALLPRLASIA, from the coding sequence ATGCAAACACTGCAGCAATTAAATAATGGTTCGTTAAAAGGTTATCAACGGATCACTATCGCAGAACAACTGACAGAGTTTCCAGATAAGTTGTTTGAGTTAGCTGATACTTTAGAAGTACTCGATCTTAGCAATAACCAATTGTCATCATTACCCGATAACTTTGCTGACTTGCATCAACTTAAAATCTTGTTTATATCGAATAACCTATTTGAACATCTTCCTGCTGTATTAGGCCAGTGTCCAAAATTAGAAATGATAGGCTTTAAAGCCAATCAAATTCGCACAGTATCTGAAGCATCTATTCCAAAACAAACCCGTTGGTTAATATTAACCGATAACCACATTGAGCAATTACCAGACAGTTTAGGTCAATGTTATCGTCTCGAAAAACTTGCGCTAGCGGGTAACCTATTAACCACACTGCCTAATAGCATGGCAAACTGTCATCAATTAGCCCTAATCCGTTTGTCTGCTAACCAGCTCACCAAGTTACCCGATTGGCTATTTGAGCTACCTAACTTAGCGTGGTTGGCTTTTGCGGGTAACGCATTTAGTCATGTTGAACATTGTGATAATACTCGGGTACCTACAGTGCCATTAACTCAGTTTAATTTAGGCCAATTACTCGGGCAGGGCGCATCGGGATTGATTTATCAAGCAACTCACCGCGTTGAACGTTCAAATAAAACCAGCTTTAGTAGTGACGCTAATGTAGCGATTAAGTTGTTTAAGGGCATGGTGACCAGCGATGGTTATCCAGCAGATGAGCTCGATTGTTGCTTAACCGCTGGCGAGCACCCAAACTTGATTAATGTGGTTGCACAAATTAATCAACCAGAGCAACTGGGTTTAGTGATGCAACTTATTCCGCCAAGCTATGGCAATTTAGGTTTACCGCCGTCATTACAAACTTGTAGTCGCGACACTTTTGAGCCCGAAACCGTATTTACCTGGGCACGCATTACTCTTATAGCTAGTCAAATGGCTGATATTTTGGTTCATTTGCATCAAAATGGTATAAGTCATGGTGATATTTATGCCCACAACATCATGATAAATACCCAAGATAACGTGCTGTTTGGTGACTTTGGCGCCGCATCAAATTTAAAGCAATTTCCCCCACAGCATTTGCAATTAATGCAAGCGATTGAGGTTAGGGCGTTTGGTTATTTGGTCGATGACATGCTAAACCTCATCGATAACCCCTACACACCACAAGCGGCAATGTTGCGTGAATTAGTGCAAGATTGCTTGCATCACAGTTTATCAACAAGACCGAGTTTTAAAGCGCTGTTACCACGTTTAGCGAGTATTGCTTAA
- a CDS encoding alkene reductase, with protein MLANLFTPYKLNDTLTLSNKILMAPLTRCMADDDLVPTQKMVDYYARRADAGLIISEATIIRPDGQGYPNTPGLFTPAQINGWHVVTDAVHKNGGKMFAQLWHTGRVAHPHFFGGGEVLSASAQAVEGTVPRMRELVYQTPKPATLDDIKQLVADYAQAAENAIEAGFDGVEIHGANGYLIDQFLHHDSNRRDDEYGQTPEKMSRFALEVVDAITTRIGADRTGLRLSPGAYFNMAADPRDRAVFDYLLPELSKRNLAYLHVGIFDDSTQFDYLGGSASAYMRSVYTGTLVGVGSYTAETGSAAIEANKFDLLAIGRPFIANPDYVAKVRDGGELVTYTDNMLAELI; from the coding sequence ATGCTGGCCAATTTATTTACACCTTACAAACTCAATGACACCTTAACATTATCAAATAAGATTTTAATGGCACCGTTAACGCGTTGTATGGCAGATGATGATCTTGTGCCGACGCAAAAAATGGTAGATTACTATGCTCGCCGTGCAGACGCGGGTCTTATCATCAGCGAAGCGACCATTATTCGCCCTGACGGCCAAGGTTATCCAAATACCCCAGGCTTATTTACTCCAGCTCAAATTAATGGCTGGCATGTTGTCACCGATGCAGTGCACAAAAATGGCGGTAAAATGTTTGCCCAGCTTTGGCATACTGGTCGAGTTGCACACCCACACTTTTTTGGTGGTGGCGAGGTGTTATCTGCTTCAGCACAAGCGGTTGAAGGTACTGTGCCTAGAATGCGTGAATTGGTTTATCAAACGCCAAAACCTGCCACGTTAGACGATATTAAGCAGTTAGTCGCAGATTATGCTCAAGCCGCTGAAAATGCGATTGAAGCCGGTTTTGACGGTGTTGAAATACATGGTGCAAATGGTTATTTAATTGACCAGTTCTTACACCATGACAGTAATCGTCGTGATGATGAATACGGCCAGACTCCAGAAAAAATGTCTCGTTTTGCCTTAGAAGTCGTTGATGCTATTACAACCAGAATTGGCGCAGACCGCACAGGGCTTCGCTTATCTCCTGGTGCTTATTTCAATATGGCCGCGGATCCGCGTGACCGTGCAGTATTTGATTATTTATTACCAGAATTATCAAAACGTAATCTCGCATATCTACATGTAGGGATTTTTGACGATTCAACTCAGTTTGATTATTTAGGTGGCAGTGCATCTGCGTACATGCGTAGTGTTTACACTGGTACATTAGTGGGCGTTGGCAGCTATACCGCAGAAACGGGTAGCGCTGCAATTGAAGCTAATAAATTTGACTTGTTAGCTATTGGTCGTCCATTTATCGCTAACCCAGACTATGTGGCAAAAGTGCGTGATGGCGGTGAATTAGTCACCTACACCGACAACATGCTAGCAGAACTGATTTAA
- a CDS encoding TetR/AcrR family transcriptional regulator, with protein sequence MRHAEFNRETVLRAAMGTFLVNGYAKTSMQDLTKATGLHPGSIYCAFDNKKGLFIAAIEQYQQHRSDQFEQLFANDHSAIDNLGDYLAVIVQECLSCDATQSCLLTKSLSEMGEQDEQIKQITCQMLQLWHQSLTSVFETAKVQQLISQESDSQFLAQYLVMGIYGLRTVAHTEPNTQVLQPLADKLLADLLCNNSL encoded by the coding sequence ATGAGACACGCTGAATTTAATAGAGAAACAGTTTTACGTGCTGCCATGGGCACCTTTTTAGTCAATGGATACGCTAAAACCAGCATGCAAGATCTCACTAAAGCCACGGGGTTGCATCCAGGTTCAATTTACTGTGCCTTTGATAATAAAAAAGGCTTGTTTATTGCTGCGATTGAACAATATCAACAACATCGCAGTGACCAGTTTGAGCAATTATTTGCTAATGACCACTCTGCGATAGACAACTTAGGTGATTACTTAGCGGTGATTGTACAAGAGTGTTTAAGTTGTGATGCGACTCAGTCATGCTTACTGACCAAATCATTAAGTGAGATGGGTGAGCAAGATGAACAAATTAAACAAATAACCTGCCAAATGTTGCAGCTTTGGCATCAATCATTAACATCGGTGTTTGAAACAGCCAAAGTTCAACAGTTGATATCACAAGAAAGCGATAGTCAATTTTTAGCGCAATATTTGGTGATGGGAATATACGGTTTACGGACCGTGGCTCACACTGAACCTAACACACAAGTATTACAGCCTTTGGCTGATAAATTGTTGGCCGATTTATTATGCAATAATTCGTTGTAG
- a CDS encoding TIGR02922 family protein, translating into MKSESAEAGQPPISTVTVLYYDAPVGLEMFNAVLTDLHISQTGRVMIPESFRQGKSIIAVLEGECKILNSLGERVYAQRVVT; encoded by the coding sequence ATGAAATCTGAATCTGCCGAAGCAGGTCAACCACCAATTTCGACGGTAACCGTGTTGTATTATGATGCACCAGTCGGCCTTGAAATGTTCAATGCAGTGCTGACTGATTTACACATCAGCCAAACAGGCCGTGTGATGATCCCAGAATCATTTCGTCAAGGTAAATCGATTATTGCAGTTCTAGAAGGCGAGTGTAAGATATTGAATTCATTAGGTGAACGTGTTTATGCTCAGCGCGTAGTGACTTAA
- a CDS encoding YebC/PmpR family DNA-binding transcriptional regulator yields MGRAYQNKKESMAKTAGQKTRIYSRYGKEIYICAKGGVDPDGNLALRSLIARAKKDQVPAHVIERAIEKARGGGGEDYDTARYEGFGPGGTMVIVDCLTDNGNRTFTQVRQAFVKNDAKLGSPGTVGHMFEHQAVFVFDGEDDEAILELLMMADVDVADVELEDGIISVYAPVSEFNNARTVLTEAFPEIDFKVENLAFVPQTMTEITGEDVESFEKFLAALDDCDDVQNVYHNADINDEE; encoded by the coding sequence ATGGGCAGAGCATATCAAAATAAAAAAGAGTCCATGGCGAAAACCGCTGGCCAAAAGACACGTATTTACTCACGTTACGGTAAAGAGATTTATATTTGTGCTAAAGGTGGTGTTGACCCAGATGGCAACCTTGCACTACGAAGCTTGATTGCCCGTGCGAAGAAAGATCAAGTTCCAGCACACGTTATTGAACGTGCCATTGAAAAAGCTCGTGGTGGTGGTGGTGAAGATTATGATACCGCCCGCTATGAAGGCTTTGGTCCTGGTGGAACCATGGTAATTGTTGACTGCTTAACAGACAACGGTAATCGGACATTTACTCAGGTTCGCCAAGCATTTGTTAAGAATGATGCCAAATTAGGTAGCCCAGGTACGGTTGGCCACATGTTCGAACATCAGGCAGTATTTGTGTTTGATGGCGAAGACGATGAAGCCATTCTTGAATTGCTTATGATGGCTGACGTCGACGTTGCCGATGTAGAACTAGAAGATGGCATCATCAGCGTATATGCGCCAGTATCTGAGTTTAACAATGCCCGTACTGTATTAACTGAAGCCTTCCCAGAAATTGACTTTAAGGTAGAGAATTTAGCATTTGTGCCACAAACCATGACGGAAATCACTGGTGAAGATGTTGAAAGTTTTGAAAAGTTCTTAGCCGCTCTTGATGATTGTGATGACGTACAGAACGTTTACCACAATGCAGATATTAACGACGAAGAATAA